A part of Bubalus bubalis isolate 160015118507 breed Murrah chromosome 6, NDDB_SH_1, whole genome shotgun sequence genomic DNA contains:
- the LOC102415099 gene encoding small proline-rich protein 2E-like, whose translation MSQQQQQCKQPCQPPPVVCPPKCPEPCPPPKCPEPCPPPKCPEPCPPPQCQQKCPPVPPPQQCQEKCPPKCK comes from the coding sequence AtgtctcagcagcagcagcagtgcaagcAGCCCTGCCAGCCACCTCCAGTAGTGTGCCCACCGAAATGCCCTGAGCCTTGCCCACCTCCAAAGTGCCCTGAGCCATGCCCACCTCCAAAGTGCCCTGAGCCATGCCCACCTCCTCAGTGCCAGCAGAAATGCCCTCCTGTGCCACCTCCCCAACAATGCCAAGAGAAGTGCCCACCCAAGTGCAAGTAA